The following are from one region of the Terriglobia bacterium genome:
- the rsmI gene encoding 16S rRNA (cytidine(1402)-2'-O)-methyltransferase: MIEQKKPGTLYVVATPIGNLEDISYRAVRILKEADLIACEDTRHTAKLLHHYGIDKPTVSYHEHNEAARAEELVAKLTAGLNVAQVSDAGMPGISDPGYRVIKLAIERGVKVVPIPGASALVAALAGSGLPTDSFQFLGFLPARSGERRTLLESVRDVQQTTVVYEAPHRIAETMKDIVELLGAERPVVLARELTKVHEEFIRGSAAEVLAGLQQREIKGEITLLIGKSKGFPQAQKKNLVSRMQEIMREQQLDENGALKVLAKEQGISKSEAYRELQRMRGKI; the protein is encoded by the coding sequence ATGATCGAGCAGAAAAAACCGGGCACGCTGTATGTTGTGGCGACTCCAATCGGCAATCTGGAAGACATCAGCTATCGCGCGGTGCGGATATTGAAAGAAGCCGACCTGATTGCCTGCGAGGACACGCGCCACACGGCCAAGCTGCTGCATCACTACGGTATTGACAAGCCCACGGTGAGCTATCACGAACACAATGAGGCTGCACGGGCGGAAGAACTGGTGGCGAAGCTTACCGCAGGGTTGAATGTTGCCCAGGTTTCCGACGCGGGGATGCCGGGGATTTCTGATCCCGGATATCGCGTGATCAAGCTGGCGATTGAGCGCGGCGTGAAGGTGGTTCCGATACCGGGCGCGTCGGCGCTGGTGGCGGCTCTGGCTGGCAGCGGATTGCCTACCGATAGCTTTCAGTTTCTGGGCTTTCTTCCTGCGCGATCCGGTGAGCGACGTACGCTGCTGGAGTCAGTGCGGGATGTGCAGCAGACGACTGTGGTTTACGAAGCGCCGCACCGCATTGCGGAGACGATGAAAGATATCGTCGAATTGCTGGGAGCGGAGCGGCCCGTGGTGCTGGCGCGTGAGCTGACCAAGGTGCATGAGGAATTTATTCGCGGCAGCGCGGCGGAGGTGCTGGCAGGTTTGCAGCAGCGGGAGATCAAAGGCGAGATTACGCTGCTGATTGGGAAGTCTAAAGGCTTTCCGCAGGCGCAGAAGAAAAACCTGGTTTCGCGGATGCAGGAGATCATGCGCGAGCAGCAGCTCGATGAGAATGGGGCACTAAAGGTCCTGGCAAAAGAGCAGGGAATTTCAAAGAGTGAGGCATATAGAGAACTACAACGGATGCGCGGGAAAATTTAG
- a CDS encoding zinc ribbon domain-containing protein: MPLYEYQCKKCKHKFEKIQKFSDPPVRKCPECGGPVEKVMHAPNVQFKGTGWYVTDYGGKDKSEKSKSEGSSDKSGSEKKESSAKEDGAKSKDKDSSSKKSESKKSESKKSKD; this comes from the coding sequence GTGCCTCTTTACGAATATCAGTGCAAGAAGTGCAAACACAAATTCGAAAAGATACAAAAGTTTTCTGATCCTCCGGTTAGAAAGTGTCCGGAGTGCGGCGGCCCGGTCGAAAAGGTCATGCATGCTCCAAACGTCCAGTTCAAGGGCACTGGCTGGTATGTGACCGACTATGGCGGCAAGGACAAGTCCGAAAAGTCCAAATCTGAGGGCAGCTCAGATAAAAGCGGCTCAGAGAAGAAGGAGTCGTCCGCCAAAGAAGACGGAGCGAAGTCGAAAGACAAGGACAGCAGCTCGAAGAAGTCAGAATCCAAAAAG